The genomic interval CTATCAAAAGAGTTCTAAAAAATCCAACCAAAAAAGCCGCGTCTAAAACGCGGCTTTTGATTTTTCAGGCGCAGCCATTTTTGAAGTTGCAGTTGTTTTTGAACCGGCAGCTGCATTAGCAGTGGCCGTTGAAGTTGACCTACCCCGTCATGGGGCGGCGTCTTTGCAGTCGCCTTCTTTTTGGTTACTTATTCTGCAGGGGCGCCTAGTCGAAACAAGAATAAGTGACCGCCTATCGGGACGCCCCCCCGATAGGCAACTACGGAGAACCCAGCGTATCAAAAACCACCAACCCCGCACTAAAAACTTAAGACCTCAACGAATACCGATTCTGACTAACACACTGATACCGCCTCAAAACATTCCCCGCATCATCCACACTCTCAAGATGCACATCGAACTGCCACAACCTTGCCATATGTCTTAAAACCTCATCCGTATTCTCCCCCAGAGGGCGCCCATCACTCCGAAAATGCCGCAAAGTCAAACTCCTATCCCCCCGCATATTAACCCCCCAAACCTGAATATTAGGCTCTCGATGATTAATATCATATTGGCGTGACAACGTCTCCCGCACATACTGATAACCAGCCTCATTATGAATAGCAGAAACCTCCAATTCACTCCGATTCTCATCATCCAAAACAGAAAACAAATGCATATCGCGGATTAATTTAGGCGATAAATACTGCGCGACAAAACTCTCGTCCTTAAAATTCCGCATAGCATAATGCAACGCCTCCAGCCAAGGTGTCCCCGCCAATTGTGGAAACCAGGCCCGATCTTCATCAGTAGGATGCTCGCAAATCCGCCGAATATCACTCATCATCGAGAAACCCAACGCATAAGGATTAATCCCGCTGTAATACGATTTAGTCACTGGCGGCTGATACACCACATTGCTATGCGAATGCAAAAACTCCATCATGAAACCGTCAGTCAATTGCCCTTCGTCATATAGCGTATTCAGCAGCGTGTAATGCCAAAACGTTGCCCATCCTTCATTCATCACCTGCGTCTGCCGTTGCGGATAAAAATACTGCGCAACCTTACGCACGATACGAATAACTTCACGCTCCCAAGGCTCTAAAAGTGGTGCATTTTTCTCCGCGAAATACAGTAAATTTTCTTGTGGCTCTGGCGGAAAACGACTCTCATCCTGCGCCGTAGCTTCCTCTTTTCTAATCGGCAAAGTCCGCCACAAGGCGTTCACTTGCGATTGCATGTATTCTTCACGCTCGCGCCGTTGTTCCCGTTCTTTCACCAGCGATAAATGTTGCGGACGTTTATAGCGATCAACCCCGTAATGCATCAAAGCGTGGCAAGAATCCAGTAATTCTTCAACGCGATCAAAGCCATGACGCTCTTCGCATTCTGAAATGTAATTCCGTGCGTACACCAGATAATCGATGATCGCATTAGCATCAGTCCACAGCTGAAATAAATAGTTGCCCTTGAAAAACGAGTTATGCCCATAAGCCGCATGCGCCACCACCAGCGCCTGCATCGTCATGGTATTTTCTTCCATCAAATACGCGATGCAGGGATTTGAATTAATCACAATTTCGTAGGCTAATCCCATCTGCCCGCGTTTGTAATCGCGCTCTGTTGACAGAAAATGCTTACCAAACGACCAATGTCGATAATTCACCGGCATGCCTGACGATGCATAAGCATCCATCATTTGTTCGGCGGTAATAATTTCTAATTGAATCGGATAAATATCGAGTTTATAGGCCGCCGCAACGCGGGCGATTTCGACGTTGTACTGTTCGATTAACTCGAAAGTCCAGTCGGAAGGGCAGGGCAATGGCGACTTGCGTACTTTCAGATCCGCACGGGCATTCATACGGCCACCTGTTTCTCAAATAATTCACGAAATACCGGATAGATATCGCTGGCGATCTGTACTTTCTTTTGAACGAACTGGCGATAATGCGGCACTATCTGGGCGTATTCTGTCCATAAATTTTGCTCTTCCGGAACGACTTGAATGTAGGAAAAATAGCGCGTTTTAGGCAAAATTTTCTGTTCAAGTATTCTCCGGCATTTTGGCGAATCATCATTCCAGTTATCGCCGTCGGAAGCTTGCGCGCCGTAGATATTCCAATCACCGGGCGGATAGCGGTCATCAATGATTTTAGCCATTAATTCAAGCGCGCTGGAGACCACCGTTCCGCCGCTTTCCTGCGAGTGGAAAAAGGTATTTTCATCAACTTCATCAGCACGCGTGTGATGGCGGATAAAGACGACTTCGATGTGCTCGTAATTGCGTGTAAGAAACAAATACAGCAGGATGAAAAAGCGCTTGGCGAGATCCTTGCGTTGCTCGTCCATTGATCCGGATACGTCCATCACGCAAAACATGACGGCCTGACTTGACGGCTGAGGTTGGCGAACGCGATTGACGTAACGCAAATCGAAAGGATCGATAAACGGAATCCGCCAGATGCGCCCTTTGAGGTGATGAATGTCATCCCCAAGGCGGCGGATTTCTTCACCGCGATCCTCGGTGTCGGCTTTCAGTGCCTCCATCAATATTTCAAGCTCACGCAATCTGACGACTAATGGCGAGCCCAGCGCAATGCGTCGTCCGAGCGAGCTTTTTAACGAGCGGACAATATCGATATTATTGGGTGAGCCGTCGGTCGAATAACCGGCGCGCATGTTTTTCCAGGTCGGCGCGGTCATCAGATTGGTTTTGATCAGGCGCGGCAACTCCAGATCTTCGAAGAAATATTGCATGAATTCTTCGCGGGACAATTCGAATACAAAATCGTCCTGACCCTCGCCACGATCACTGGCAGCGCTGCCGCCACCACCCCCTCCGCCGCCATCCGGTCGCGCGATGCGGTCGCCTTGCAGATAGTCTTGGTTGCCGGGATGGACCATCTCACGCGTGCCGCCGGGGCCGTGGCGAAATACCGGCTCGGAAATGTCTTTGCGGGGGATGGTGATACTTTTGGCTTTTTCGATCTCGGTGATGCCGCGATCACGCACTGCTTCCGTGACTGAACGCCGGATATCGTCGCGATAACGGCGTAAGAAACGTTCACGATTGGCAATGCCTTTGTTTTTGCCAGCTAGTCTGCGGTCTATGATTTGATGCAACACGGTACAGCCTCCTGATCGGAACGCATCTGGGGAGCTGCCGCCGGTATCACTTGTTATGTATGCGATACCGGAACCTTCAAAACGGCAGCCCTGCGCAGTTACAGTTCACACCACCACCGCAGTCAATGCGCGTCTTTTATGACGATTTACGTACGCGCAAATACCACTCGCAGAGAAGCCTTACCTGCTTGGGGGTATAACCTTTGGTCACCATGCGATTCACAAAATCTTCGTGCTTACGCATCTCATCGGCTGACCCTTTCGCATTAAACGAAATGACGGGAAGCAGATCTTCGGTATTCGAGAACATTTTCTTCTCGATCACCACGCGTAGCTTTTCATAGCTGGTCCAGAGCGGATTTTTGCCGCCGTTCGAGACCCGGGCACGTAAAACAAAATTAACTATCTCGTTACGGAAATCTTTCGGATTGCTGATGCCTGCGGGCTTTTCAATTTTTTCCAGCTCGGCATTGAGTGCAGCCCGATCAAAGCTTTCGCCGGTATCGTGATCGCGGAATTCCTGATCCTGAATCCAGAAATCGGCATACGTGACATAACGATCAAACACGTTTTGTCCGTACTCGGAATACGATTCAAGATAAGCGGTCTGAATTTCTTTGCCGATAAATTCGGCGTAACGCGAGGCCAGCGTATCTTTGACGTACGAAAGATATTTTTGCTCTAGCTCTTGCGGAAATTGTTCGCGCTCAATTTGCTGCTCAAGTACGTACATCAGATGCACGGGATTGGCGGCGATTTCAGATGAATCGAAGTTGAAAACCTTGGACAAGATTTTGAAAGCAAAGCGAGTCGATACGCCGGTCATGCCTTCATCGACACCGGCATAATCGCGATACTCCTGGAACGACTTGGCTTTAGGATCGCTGTCCTTCAGATTGTCGCCATCGTAGACCTGCATCTTTGAAAAAATGTTCGAATTTTCAGGTTCAGCTAACCGCGTCAGGATCGAGAACTGCGCCATCATTTTTAGCGTTCCCGGTGCGCAGACAGCCTTACCAAGTGAGGAAGTCCGAATCAGCTTTTCATAGATTTTGATTTCTTCGGAGACGCGCAGGCAATACGGTACTTTGACGATATAAATACGATCTAATAACGCTTCATTATTCTTGTTGTTACGGAAGGCCTTCCATTCAGATTCATTGGAGTGGGCCAGAATAATGCCGTCAAACGGGATCGCGCCAAAACCTTCAGTGCCTTTGAAATTGCCTTCTTGTGTCGCGGTCAGTAACGGATGCAAAACCTTGATCGGGGCTTTGAACATTTCGACAAATTCCAGCAAGCCCTGATTGGATAAACACAAGCCGCCGGAGTAACTGTAAGCATCGGCATCGTCTTGCGAATATTGTTCAAGTTTGCGAATGTCGACTTTGCCGACCAGCGTAGAAATATCCTGATTGTTTTCGTCGCCCGGTTCAGTTTTGGAAATGGCGATTTGTCGCAACACATTGGGGTAACGTTTAACCACACGGAATTTACGGATATCACCGTTAAATTCGTGCAGACGTTTTACCGCCCAAGGACTCAGAATGGATTTTAGATAACGGCGTGGAATGCCGTATTGTTCTTCGAGAATGGTGCCGTCTTCGTCGTAGTCGAATAGCCCGAGCGGGGATTCATTGACGGGTGAGCCTTTGATGGAATAAAACGGAACATGCTCCATCAATTGTTTCAGGCGTTCGGCGATGGAAGATTTTCCGCCGCCCACAGGACCAAGTAAATAGAGGATTTGTTTTTTTTCTTCCAGGCCTTGCGCGGCGTGGCGGAAATAAGCGACCACTTGTTCGATCACTTCTTCGGCACCATAAAATTCTTTAAAGGCCGGATAAACCTTAATCACTTTGTTGGCGAAGATACGCGACAACAATTGGTCCTGACGCGTATCGATCTTTTCCGGCTCACCGATCGCCATCAGCATGCGTTCGCCCGCTGTTGCATACACAGTGGGATCGTTCTTACAAAGCGTCAGATACTCTTCAAGTGAAAACTCTTCTTCTCTGGTCTTGTCGAACCGACTCGCAAAGCTGCTGTAGATATCCATATCACCCCCGCATCAACGATGTTGCGAAAACTAAATAGAACACACAATGCCCAACTTGTAGGACCTCTTCGAGAGCTTAACAGTTCATTTACAAGCTGTTGAATTTACACACTATTTAAAGGAAGAGGATTCCATGCTTTTGATTCTATATCTTTTTCTCGGACGCAACCGAAAATTTGTGTAATTAGACGTGTCAAAGCGCACGTTGCAGTTTTATTTCGTGGCTATTTTTTCATTCCACGGCGCGACTTTTGGCAGTAACAACATGCCCGGTAATGCCAGCACAAAGCAGACAATGAAAAATGTAAACCAGCCGGTTTCGGCAACAATGTAACCGACGGAAGAATTGATAAATGTGCGCGGAACCGCCGCCAGGCTTGTGAAGAGCGCAAATTGTGTTGCGGTATAGCGTGGATCGGTGGTGCGGGCGATGTAGGCGACGAAAGCGGCGGTGCCGACGCCGACGCCGAAAGCTTCAGCGCCGATGACAACGGCCAGAACAAGCGGATCGGAGCCGACATTTGCGAGCCATGCAAAGCCAAGAATAGTGACGGCCTGCACTACACCGAAAATCCATAATGCGCGATTGATGCCAATTTTGACCATCCAGATACCGCCGATAATGCCGCCTATAACGCTACACCAGAGGCTGGTAGTTTTTGAAATAGCACCGATCTGCGTCATCGTAAAACCGAGATCGATATAAAATTTGGTAGCAAGCGCTGTTGCCATGCTGTCGCCAAGTTTGTACAGAAAAATAAAACCGAGTACCCACATCGCACTTTGCCAACCATTTCGACCAATAAACTCTTGAAATGGCAGGAAAACGGCATCACGTATTTTCTTTGGCGGGTTGCCATAGACCTTTGGCTCTTTAATCACAAACGTACACGCCAGACATGGCAACATAAATGCTGCGGTAATCCAGAACACCTGATGCCACGGCATGATGTCGGCCAATATCAGAGAAAGCGCGCCCGGCACCATTCCGGCGACTTTATAGGCGTTAACGTGGATGGCGCTGCCCAGACCTTGTTCGCTATCGGGAAGAATTTCGCGGCGATAGGCGTCGATCACGATGTCCTGACTGGCTGACAGAAATGCCACAATTGAGGCTGTTATCCCGATGGCCGTTAATTGTGTTAAAGGGTCTAGCATTCCCATGCCGCCGATGCCGACAAAAAGTAACGCTTGCGTCAACGCCATCCATCCGCGGCGGCGTCCCATACGGCCAAAATGGAAGCGGTCCATCAGCGGCGACCATAGAAATTTCCAGGTATAAGGAAACATCACCAACGCAAATAACCCTAGCGCCTTGACGTTCAATCCTGACTTCGCCAGCCAGGCTTGCAATAAACTCAGAAGTATAAACAGCGGTAAGCCGGAACTAAAGCCGAGAAAAACGCAAATCAACATGCGCCGATTCAGATAATGATGCCAGGGTGGTGAGGTCGATGTTGATGTCATGTGTGGACCCGCAAAGGGCCGTGATGTAGAGAGATAGAGCGCTAAATATAAATCAACACAGGAGTGTCATAACGCCGCTTTGTCGTGGCGTAAGATCTTATAACTGAAATAAGTTAAAAAATAACCGAAAAAAGTGTCCATCAGAAGCACGAAATTGAGAGCTTATGCATTTTTTTGCCTATGACGGTGATTACTGACGGCAAATCTTTGCAGAATTGCCACACAGCATGGTTGCTGGTAATTGGTTATTTTTTCCGAAAGCGAAAAACCGCAAGACTGCCACGCCAGTTTGGAAGAAACGATACCGGATGACCATCATGCAGGGCCACGCATTCGAGCACCTCTAGCCCGACTTCGTTCGCCAATTCCTCAAAATCCTTGATCGTTGCGCAACGCAAGTTAGGCGTGTCATACCATTCGTAAGGCAACAATTTCGATACGGGCATCCGGCCGCGCATCAGCGCCATCCGATGCGGCCAGTAGGCAAAATTAGGAAATGACACAATCGCTTCGCGCCCAACCCGCGCAATATCGCGTAAAACGCCTTCGACGTTTTTCATCATTTGCAACGCGGACAAGCACAGCACGGTGTCAAAAGCATTGTCGGCAAACAACGCCAGTCCGGTTTCCATATCTTGCTGAATCACGGATACGCCTCTGGCTACGCAGGGAGGGATCTTGCTGTCGTCGATCTCTACGCCATAGCCAGAGCACTGCTTGTCACTTTGCAAATAATCCAGCATCACGCCGTCGCCGCAACCGAGATCGAGGATTTGCGAGTCTTTTCTCACCCAATGTGCAATGAAGGCCAGATCCGGGCGCAAGCCGCTTAATTGATCAAAATTCATGCTATTTCTCCTGCACTTTTGGTAGGCACCGCTTGTGCACCATTTTGGGGCGTGGTGTTCTGAGGCAACCCTTTCCACACGCGGTTGTAATACTCGCGCACAACATTTTGATAGCGGGCATCTTCTAGCAAGAAGGCGTCATGCCCATGCGGAGCATCGATTTCTGCATAGCTGACACGACGCTTGTTATTGACCAGCGCCTGCACGATATCGCGGCTGCGTTCGGGAGCAAAACGCCAGTCGGTCATGAACGACACTACCAGGAACTCTGCCTGAGTTTTTTCTAGTGCTACCGTCAAATTGTCACCACATTCTGCCGCCGGATCAAAGTAATCCAATGCCTTGGTAATCAGCAAATAGGTATTGGCATCAAAATATTCAGAGAATTTGTCGCCTTGATAGCGCAAATACGACTCGATTTCAAAATCGATGCCGAAACCGAATTGATAACTGCCTGAACGCAAATCACGGCCAAATTTTTCGGCCATATCGTCATCCGACAAATACGTGATATGTCCGACCATGCGCGCTACGCGTAAGCCGTTTTTCGGGACTACGCCATGCGCGTAATAATCGCCGCCGTGAAAATCCGGATCGGTCAGAATCGCTTGCCGCGCAACGTCATTGAAGGCGATATTTTGCGCCGAGAGTTTTGGCGTCGAGGCGATCACTACGCAATGGCGTAAGCGTGTCGGGTGTAGCAAGCTCCAGGCCAGCGCCTGCATCCCGCCCAGCGACCCACCCATTACCGCCGCAAATTGGACGATCCCTAGCGCATCTGCAAGGCGCGCTTGCGCTTGCACCCAGTCTTCGACTGTCACAACTGGAAAATTGGCACCATAGGGCTTGCCTGTGGTCGGATCGTTATGCATCGGCCCGGTCGAGCCAAAGCAAGAACCCAGGTTGTTGACGCCGATGACGAAGAATTTATCGGTGTCGACCGATTTTCCGGGTCCGACCATGTTGTCCCACCAACCGACGTTCTTTTCGTCGCCGGCATATTTGCCAGCGACGTGGTGCGAGGCGTTCAGGGCATGACAAACTAATACCGCGTTGGATTTGTCGGCGTTCAGCGTTCCATAAGTTTCATAGACCAGCGTGTAGTCCGTTAATGACGCACCGCTTTGTAACTTGAGCGGTGTCGCAAAATGCATGGACTGAGGTGAGACGGTGACTGAAGACATGGTGTGTTTAGTAGCAACGTTTGATGCCGGTAATTCTTACCGACAATAAAAAAGCCCGAAAGCAGGGCGCTCATCGGGCTAACACGGGGCTTGTAATGCAAGCTCGCTTTAGCCGTATTTATTCGACATTTCCAATGGAAATGTCACGCGCCCGCAAGCTGAGGTGGTGAGACCAGTCAAATCGGCGCTGTTTGTTGTTAAGTAACTTAACAACGGTACTAGAATAACCAAGTCGAGGGCTGTAGTCAAACCGGCGTGTACCGGTTTAGCCACTGCATTTTTCGACGGTTAATGATTGCTCTTATTCGATTGCTTTTATTCAATCGATGGCATTGTTGGTTAATGTCTTTTAAGCAGCGCGCATCTGGGTGATGGCGGCTGCAATCGCGCTGGGTTCTGTGGTGCGTAGAATTTTTTTGGTCTGCGCGGTCAGCATTTCCAGATTGCTGTTTAATATTTCCTGTTTGACTGCCAATAAATGGGTCGGGTCCATTGAAAACTCTAATAATCCCATCCCCAGCAGCAAACGTGTGTACTTGATATCGCCTGCCATTTCCCCGCACACCGACACCGGAACTTCAGCTTTTCGGCCCATCGCAATCACTGTCGACAACAGGAACAGCACCGCCGGATGCAAGGGGTTATACAGGTGCGATACTTCGTGATCGACGCGATCGATCGCCAGCGTGTACTGAATCAGGTCATTCGTGCCTATCGACAAGAAATCCATGCGTTTGATGAACATCGGCAGCGCCAAAGCTGCAGCCGGGATTTCTATCATTGCGCCAATCTGCATGCCTTCATCAAACTTAATCTTTTCGTCGCGTAGCTGCTGCTTTGCCTGGGCGATCAGCGCTAATGTCTGGTCAATTTCAAACGCATGCGCGAGCATTGGGATGAGTAATTTGACCGTGCCAAAGGCGGATGCGCGCAAAATGGCGCGTAATTGGGTCAGAAATAGCTGCGGTTCAGCCAGGCAATAGCGAATCGCGCGCAATCCCAGCGCGGGATTCAGCGCCGTCTGCTCGCTGGTATCAAGCGGCTTGTCTGCGCCGACATCCAGTGTGCGGATGGTGACCGGGCGGCCTTTCATGGCGACCACTGCCTGTTTATAGGAGGCAAATTGTTCGTCCTCGGACGGTAATTGTTGCTTATCGCCAATCCGGCCCATGAACAAAAATTCAGAGCGGAATAACCCGACCCCGTTTGCCCCGGATTCCATCGCTGGCCCGCAATCATCCGGCAGTTCGATGTTGGCTAGCAACGTAATTTCTACGCCGTCCAGTG from Glaciimonas sp. PCH181 carries:
- a CDS encoding homoserine O-acetyltransferase — encoded protein: MSSVTVSPQSMHFATPLKLQSGASLTDYTLVYETYGTLNADKSNAVLVCHALNASHHVAGKYAGDEKNVGWWDNMVGPGKSVDTDKFFVIGVNNLGSCFGSTGPMHNDPTTGKPYGANFPVVTVEDWVQAQARLADALGIVQFAAVMGGSLGGMQALAWSLLHPTRLRHCVVIASTPKLSAQNIAFNDVARQAILTDPDFHGGDYYAHGVVPKNGLRVARMVGHITYLSDDDMAEKFGRDLRSGSYQFGFGIDFEIESYLRYQGDKFSEYFDANTYLLITKALDYFDPAAECGDNLTVALEKTQAEFLVVSFMTDWRFAPERSRDIVQALVNNKRRVSYAEIDAPHGHDAFLLEDARYQNVVREYYNRVWKGLPQNTTPQNGAQAVPTKSAGEIA
- the metW gene encoding methionine biosynthesis protein MetW; this translates as MNFDQLSGLRPDLAFIAHWVRKDSQILDLGCGDGVMLDYLQSDKQCSGYGVEIDDSKIPPCVARGVSVIQQDMETGLALFADNAFDTVLCLSALQMMKNVEGVLRDIARVGREAIVSFPNFAYWPHRMALMRGRMPVSKLLPYEWYDTPNLRCATIKDFEELANEVGLEVLECVALHDGHPVSFLPNWRGSLAVFRFRKK
- the ptsP gene encoding phosphoenolpyruvate--protein phosphotransferase, translated to MASFSLHGIPVSRGIAIGRAHLLAPTAMDVKHYLVSETQVEAEVRRLEDAVKTVRKELQTIRTDLPKESPAELGAFIDVHLLILADPMLTAVPLEIIRHRQYNAEWALVTQIDEVSAQFDEIEDPYLRERKTDIQQVGERLLKILTGTATTLPEVDGDDATSPNIIVVAHDISPADMLQFRNRAFAGFITDQGGQNSHTAIVARSLDIPAVVGMGHASLLIKQDDWIVIDGQAGVVIVDPSPMVLQQFREQQAQQVRARKKLGKLKKTRAVTLDGVEITLLANIELPDDCGPAMESGANGVGLFRSEFLFMGRIGDKQQLPSEDEQFASYKQAVVAMKGRPVTIRTLDVGADKPLDTSEQTALNPALGLRAIRYCLAEPQLFLTQLRAILRASAFGTVKLLIPMLAHAFEIDQTLALIAQAKQQLRDEKIKFDEGMQIGAMIEIPAAALALPMFIKRMDFLSIGTNDLIQYTLAIDRVDHEVSHLYNPLHPAVLFLLSTVIAMGRKAEVPVSVCGEMAGDIKYTRLLLGMGLLEFSMDPTHLLAVKQEILNSNLEMLTAQTKKILRTTEPSAIAAAITQMRAA
- a CDS encoding PrkA family serine protein kinase, with amino-acid sequence MDIYSSFASRFDKTREEEFSLEEYLTLCKNDPTVYATAGERMLMAIGEPEKIDTRQDQLLSRIFANKVIKVYPAFKEFYGAEEVIEQVVAYFRHAAQGLEEKKQILYLLGPVGGGKSSIAERLKQLMEHVPFYSIKGSPVNESPLGLFDYDEDGTILEEQYGIPRRYLKSILSPWAVKRLHEFNGDIRKFRVVKRYPNVLRQIAISKTEPGDENNQDISTLVGKVDIRKLEQYSQDDADAYSYSGGLCLSNQGLLEFVEMFKAPIKVLHPLLTATQEGNFKGTEGFGAIPFDGIILAHSNESEWKAFRNNKNNEALLDRIYIVKVPYCLRVSEEIKIYEKLIRTSSLGKAVCAPGTLKMMAQFSILTRLAEPENSNIFSKMQVYDGDNLKDSDPKAKSFQEYRDYAGVDEGMTGVSTRFAFKILSKVFNFDSSEIAANPVHLMYVLEQQIEREQFPQELEQKYLSYVKDTLASRYAEFIGKEIQTAYLESYSEYGQNVFDRYVTYADFWIQDQEFRDHDTGESFDRAALNAELEKIEKPAGISNPKDFRNEIVNFVLRARVSNGGKNPLWTSYEKLRVVIEKKMFSNTEDLLPVISFNAKGSADEMRKHEDFVNRMVTKGYTPKQVRLLCEWYLRVRKSS
- a CDS encoding YeaH/YhbH family protein; the protein is MLHQIIDRRLAGKNKGIANRERFLRRYRDDIRRSVTEAVRDRGITEIEKAKSITIPRKDISEPVFRHGPGGTREMVHPGNQDYLQGDRIARPDGGGGGGGGSAASDRGEGQDDFVFELSREEFMQYFFEDLELPRLIKTNLMTAPTWKNMRAGYSTDGSPNNIDIVRSLKSSLGRRIALGSPLVVRLRELEILMEALKADTEDRGEEIRRLGDDIHHLKGRIWRIPFIDPFDLRYVNRVRQPQPSSQAVMFCVMDVSGSMDEQRKDLAKRFFILLYLFLTRNYEHIEVVFIRHHTRADEVDENTFFHSQESGGTVVSSALELMAKIIDDRYPPGDWNIYGAQASDGDNWNDDSPKCRRILEQKILPKTRYFSYIQVVPEEQNLWTEYAQIVPHYRQFVQKKVQIASDIYPVFRELFEKQVAV
- a CDS encoding AmpG family muropeptide MFS transporter, with protein sequence MTSTSTSPPWHHYLNRRMLICVFLGFSSGLPLFILLSLLQAWLAKSGLNVKALGLFALVMFPYTWKFLWSPLMDRFHFGRMGRRRGWMALTQALLFVGIGGMGMLDPLTQLTAIGITASIVAFLSASQDIVIDAYRREILPDSEQGLGSAIHVNAYKVAGMVPGALSLILADIMPWHQVFWITAAFMLPCLACTFVIKEPKVYGNPPKKIRDAVFLPFQEFIGRNGWQSAMWVLGFIFLYKLGDSMATALATKFYIDLGFTMTQIGAISKTTSLWCSVIGGIIGGIWMVKIGINRALWIFGVVQAVTILGFAWLANVGSDPLVLAVVIGAEAFGVGVGTAAFVAYIARTTDPRYTATQFALFTSLAAVPRTFINSSVGYIVAETGWFTFFIVCFVLALPGMLLLPKVAPWNEKIATK
- a CDS encoding SpoVR family protein, translated to MNARADLKVRKSPLPCPSDWTFELIEQYNVEIARVAAAYKLDIYPIQLEIITAEQMMDAYASSGMPVNYRHWSFGKHFLSTERDYKRGQMGLAYEIVINSNPCIAYLMEENTMTMQALVVAHAAYGHNSFFKGNYLFQLWTDANAIIDYLVYARNYISECEERHGFDRVEELLDSCHALMHYGVDRYKRPQHLSLVKEREQRREREEYMQSQVNALWRTLPIRKEEATAQDESRFPPEPQENLLYFAEKNAPLLEPWEREVIRIVRKVAQYFYPQRQTQVMNEGWATFWHYTLLNTLYDEGQLTDGFMMEFLHSHSNVVYQPPVTKSYYSGINPYALGFSMMSDIRRICEHPTDEDRAWFPQLAGTPWLEALHYAMRNFKDESFVAQYLSPKLIRDMHLFSVLDDENRSELEVSAIHNEAGYQYVRETLSRQYDINHREPNIQVWGVNMRGDRSLTLRHFRSDGRPLGENTDEVLRHMARLWQFDVHLESVDDAGNVLRRYQCVSQNRYSLRS